Proteins found in one Cricetulus griseus strain 17A/GY chromosome X, alternate assembly CriGri-PICRH-1.0, whole genome shotgun sequence genomic segment:
- the Rtl3 gene encoding retrotransposon Gag-like protein 3 isoform X2 has protein sequence MVEDLAASYVALKLENEILQAQVKRLLEENAALQAQIPELQKSGAAKEDEPLRKSSEAQEPPESPELLEPPAARASPKPYDPPETREPGGTPGIKEPREPSAIREPMEPPEIKEPQKPPEIKEAGGHSVITEFRGSPEIKEPRPSPKFKEDWEPQEPPEVDESWEPPGSLESTLSAWKPPASKEPQEIQKALESPATQKPQASSRGCDLPAVWEAGSTDTHGTPAIKELQNSQLHNPTNDEESQKVPEYQETSSQLEPLEHPTNQEPLEPWVPQEPLDSSDAEEFLELSVPEESPEGLVVVGTATASAFPQAQSRLDAVALPLEDPLAFNGDSQKLFEFLVQLNSYLRTRGHLYPTEAALISFVGSFFSGEVGRLFQSLADIQSPLGEQFERFFRVIQDTFDNPESMEVANHGLPQLRQGEGLVHRYATRFHLIAQELNLDESTFHIQFQEELASSIQNELSCTSPATNLSDVIIECVTLEEKTGGKADSDSSSSEEENGSESPPTENQAVQATSNRPHLSEAERARRREGHLCLYCGHPGHFARDCPVKPHRAQQAGNLEARR, from the exons ATGGTAGAGGACTTAGCAGCTTCCTATGTTGCTTTGAAATTGGAGAATGAAATTCTGCAGGCTCAAGTGAAGAGGCTCTTGGAAGAAAATGCTGCCCTCCAGGCCCAGATACCAGAGCTCCAGAAATCCGGAGCTGCCAAAGAGGATGAACCACTCCGAAAGTCCTCAGAGGCCCAAGAGCCCCCAGAGTCCCCAGAGCTACTGGAACCTCCAGCAGCCAGGGCCTCACCAAAGCCCTATGACCCCCCAGAGACCAGAGAGCCTGGAGGAACCCCAGGGATCAAGGAGCCCAGGGAACCCTCAGCTATTAGAGAGCCCATGG AGCCCCCAGAGATCAAGGAGCCCCAGAAGCCCCCAGAGATCAAGGAGGCTGGGGGACACTCAGTCATCACAGAGTTCAGGGGATCCCCAGAGATCAAGGAGCCCCGTCCATCCCCAAAGTTCAAGGAGGATTGGGAACCCCAGGAGCCTCCAGAGGTCGATGAGTCCTGGGAGCCCCCAGGGTCCCTGGAATCCACA CTCTCAGCCTGGAAGCCTCCTGCATCCAAGGAACCCCAGGAGATCCAGAAGGCTCTGGAGTCCCCAGCAACCCAGAAGCCCCAGGCATCCTCAAGGGGTTGTGATCTCCCAGCAGTCTGGGAGGCCGGGTCCACAGACACCCATGGTACCCCAGCCATCAAGGAGCTCCAGAATTCACAGCTCCACAACCCTACAAATGATGAGGAGTCTCAGAAGGTTCCAGAATACCAGGAGACCTCATCACAGCTGGAGCCCCTTGAGCATCCAACTAACCAGGAGCCTCTGGAGCCTTGGGTGCCCCAGGAGCCCCTGGACTCCTCAGATGCCGAGGAGTTCCTAGAACTCTCAGTACCTGAGGAGTCCCCAGAGGGCCTGGTAGTTGTGGGAACAGCAACAGCTTCTGCATTTCCACAGGCCCAAAGCAGATTAGATGCTGTAGCTTTGCCCCTAGAGGACCCTTTGGCTTTCAATGGGGATTCTCAGAAACTCTTTGAGTTTTTAGTTCAGTTGAACAGTTACCTGAGAACCAGAGGGCACCTGTATCCCACTGAAGCAGCTCTAATAAGTTTTGTTGGCAGCTTCTTCTCTGGTGAGGTAGGAAGGCTGTTCCAGTCCTTAGCAGATATCCAAAGCCCCCTGGGGGAACAATTTGAAAGGTTCTTTCGAGTGATCCAGGATACTTTTGACAATCCAGAAAGCATGGAAGTGGCTAACCATGGCCTCCCTCAGCTGCGCCAAGGGGAAGGCCTTGTCCATAGATATGCAACTCGCTTCCATCTCATTGCTCAAGAGCTAAATTTGGATGAAAGCACATTCCACATCCAATTTCAAGAAGAGCTTGCCAGTTCTATTCAAAACGAACTGTCTTGCACAAGTCCAGCCACCAACCTATCTGATGTGATCATTGAGTGTGTCACCCTTGAAGAGAAGACAGGTGGGAAGGCTGATTCTGATTCATCATCCTCCGAAGAGGAAAATGGGTCTGAGAGTCCACCAACTGAAAACCAGGCTGTTCAAGCTACAAGTAACCGCCCCCACCTCAGTGAAGCTGAACGGGCCAGACGCCGTGAAGGCCACTTGTGCCTCTACTGTGGCCATCCTGGTCATTTCGCCAGAGATTGTCCTGTCAAGCCTCATCGTGCCCAGCAGGCGGGAAACTTGGAGGCCCGGCGGTAA
- the Rtl3 gene encoding retrotransposon Gag-like protein 3 isoform X3 codes for MVEDLAASYVALKLENEILQAQVKRLLEENAALQAQIPELQKSGAAKEDEPLRKSSEAQEPPESPELLEPPAAREPQKPPEIKEPQKPPEIKELSAWKPPASKEPQEIQKALESPATQKPQASSRGCDLPAVWEAGSTDTHGTPAIKELQNSQLHNPTNDEESQKVPEYQETSSQLEPLEHPTNQEPLEPWVPQEPLDSSDAEEFLELSVPEESPEGLVVVGTATASAFPQAQSRLDAVALPLEDPLAFNGDSQKLFEFLVQLNSYLRTRGHLYPTEAALISFVGSFFSGEVGRLFQSLADIQSPLGEQFERFFRVIQDTFDNPESMEVANHGLPQLRQGEGLVHRYATRFHLIAQELNLDESTFHIQFQEELASSIQNELSCTSPATNLSDVIIECVTLEEKTGGKADSDSSSSEEENGSESPPTENQAVQATSNRPHLSEAERARRREGHLCLYCGHPGHFARDCPVKPHRAQQAGNLEARR; via the exons ATGGTAGAGGACTTAGCAGCTTCCTATGTTGCTTTGAAATTGGAGAATGAAATTCTGCAGGCTCAAGTGAAGAGGCTCTTGGAAGAAAATGCTGCCCTCCAGGCCCAGATACCAGAGCTCCAGAAATCCGGAGCTGCCAAAGAGGATGAACCACTCCGAAAGTCCTCAGAGGCCCAAGAGCCCCCAGAGTCCCCAGAGCTACTGGAACCTCCAGCAGCCAGG GAGCCCCAGAAGCCCCCAGAGATCAAGGAGCCCCAGAAGCCCCCAGAGATCAAGGAG CTCTCAGCCTGGAAGCCTCCTGCATCCAAGGAACCCCAGGAGATCCAGAAGGCTCTGGAGTCCCCAGCAACCCAGAAGCCCCAGGCATCCTCAAGGGGTTGTGATCTCCCAGCAGTCTGGGAGGCCGGGTCCACAGACACCCATGGTACCCCAGCCATCAAGGAGCTCCAGAATTCACAGCTCCACAACCCTACAAATGATGAGGAGTCTCAGAAGGTTCCAGAATACCAGGAGACCTCATCACAGCTGGAGCCCCTTGAGCATCCAACTAACCAGGAGCCTCTGGAGCCTTGGGTGCCCCAGGAGCCCCTGGACTCCTCAGATGCCGAGGAGTTCCTAGAACTCTCAGTACCTGAGGAGTCCCCAGAGGGCCTGGTAGTTGTGGGAACAGCAACAGCTTCTGCATTTCCACAGGCCCAAAGCAGATTAGATGCTGTAGCTTTGCCCCTAGAGGACCCTTTGGCTTTCAATGGGGATTCTCAGAAACTCTTTGAGTTTTTAGTTCAGTTGAACAGTTACCTGAGAACCAGAGGGCACCTGTATCCCACTGAAGCAGCTCTAATAAGTTTTGTTGGCAGCTTCTTCTCTGGTGAGGTAGGAAGGCTGTTCCAGTCCTTAGCAGATATCCAAAGCCCCCTGGGGGAACAATTTGAAAGGTTCTTTCGAGTGATCCAGGATACTTTTGACAATCCAGAAAGCATGGAAGTGGCTAACCATGGCCTCCCTCAGCTGCGCCAAGGGGAAGGCCTTGTCCATAGATATGCAACTCGCTTCCATCTCATTGCTCAAGAGCTAAATTTGGATGAAAGCACATTCCACATCCAATTTCAAGAAGAGCTTGCCAGTTCTATTCAAAACGAACTGTCTTGCACAAGTCCAGCCACCAACCTATCTGATGTGATCATTGAGTGTGTCACCCTTGAAGAGAAGACAGGTGGGAAGGCTGATTCTGATTCATCATCCTCCGAAGAGGAAAATGGGTCTGAGAGTCCACCAACTGAAAACCAGGCTGTTCAAGCTACAAGTAACCGCCCCCACCTCAGTGAAGCTGAACGGGCCAGACGCCGTGAAGGCCACTTGTGCCTCTACTGTGGCCATCCTGGTCATTTCGCCAGAGATTGTCCTGTCAAGCCTCATCGTGCCCAGCAGGCGGGAAACTTGGAGGCCCGGCGGTAA